A part of Sulfurimonas sp. HSL-1716 genomic DNA contains:
- the accB gene encoding acetyl-CoA carboxylase biotin carboxyl carrier protein produces MDMKQIKALMREFDESGLSRLKIAKDEFSIELEKAVGAVAAPVTAVAAAPVAAAPVAAVAAPSETAVEISGDMILSPMVGTFYASPSPDSPAFVKKGDTVKKGQALAILEAMKIMNELEAEFDCKILDVLVSDGQPVEYDMPLFVVEKI; encoded by the coding sequence ATGGACATGAAACAGATAAAGGCGCTTATGCGCGAATTTGATGAAAGTGGTTTAAGTAGATTAAAAATTGCGAAAGATGAATTTAGTATAGAACTTGAAAAAGCAGTCGGTGCCGTTGCGGCTCCCGTGACTGCCGTCGCTGCTGCACCTGTTGCTGCTGCACCCGTCGCTGCAGTTGCAGCCCCAAGTGAAACTGCTGTCGAAATTTCTGGCGATATGATCCTTTCTCCAATGGTCGGTACTTTTTATGCATCTCCGTCACCGGACTCTCCTGCATTCGTTAAAAAAGGAGATACCGTTAAAAAAGGTCAGGCTCTGGCGATACTCGAAGCGATGAAGATCATGAACGAGCTTGAAGCCGAATTTGACTGTAAGATCCTTGACGTATTGGTGAGTGACGGTCAGCCGGTCGAATATGATATGCCGTTATTTGTAGTAGAAAAGATTTAA
- the asnB gene encoding asparagine synthase (glutamine-hydrolyzing): protein MCAIFGIIGEYEEQKARYALSLMQHRGPDFCGVVQENDLFFAHNLLSIMDTSATARQPLRHKDIIVSFNGEIYNFLELKRELEFEYQSSGDSEVLMAAYLRWGVDFVRHIRGMFAIAIKDGDTLYLFRDRFGKKPLYYHQGKSFVFASEIKALVPFLKHRSLDNDALLSYLSFLAPTPPHTFFKGIQKLAAGEYLTYRHNRIEIKRYYDILNVKPDLISNEDTALKLIEKSLFDSISIRLNSSVPAASLLSGGIDSAFIAAIAKKRGHLLHTFTLGYDEYRNYDERKNAAVTAEFLGVRNSVVEIDKNRFIEASDRVFDTLDEPLNDPAAIPLYLLFEEIEKEGYRVVMSGEGSDELFLGYRQYFEYLDIQKASGLMHKNWLKKYFRSNFSMNREWEWYKRIWEDTLLFRTSGEKFTDLQKNELLRQNIRDNESLKYLKPYRDRFESSLHTDESTWYSYVDLNIFQAEHFLRKLDHVSMAHSIESRTPFLDHHLAENIFGLAPSLRYKDGITKSILKKIASPYLNEEILKRKKKGFSNPYMEWLMASGRISLIKEVNEQTGMFKKEVLEKYIERAERGRFKQHVWGLYVLSWWIKKNLL from the coding sequence ATGTGTGCAATATTTGGCATAATCGGAGAGTACGAAGAGCAAAAAGCGAGATATGCCTTGTCACTGATGCAGCATCGCGGACCGGATTTTTGCGGTGTCGTACAAGAAAACGACCTCTTTTTCGCACACAATCTTCTAAGCATCATGGACACATCTGCAACCGCGCGCCAGCCGCTGCGCCACAAGGATATCATTGTAAGCTTCAACGGCGAGATATATAATTTTTTAGAGCTCAAGCGCGAACTGGAGTTCGAGTATCAAAGCAGCGGAGACAGCGAAGTGCTGATGGCCGCGTATCTCAGATGGGGGGTAGATTTCGTCCGGCATATTCGCGGAATGTTTGCTATAGCGATCAAAGACGGCGATACGCTTTATCTTTTTCGCGACAGGTTCGGCAAAAAACCTCTGTATTACCATCAAGGAAAAAGCTTTGTGTTTGCTTCGGAGATCAAGGCACTTGTCCCGTTTTTAAAACACCGCAGTCTGGATAATGACGCACTTTTAAGCTATCTTTCGTTTTTGGCACCCACGCCGCCGCACACTTTTTTCAAAGGGATACAAAAACTCGCTGCTGGAGAGTATCTTACATACAGGCACAATAGGATTGAGATAAAACGCTATTATGATATTTTGAATGTAAAGCCGGACTTGATAAGTAATGAAGATACTGCCTTAAAGCTGATAGAAAAGAGTCTTTTTGATTCGATCAGTATACGTTTAAACTCCTCTGTGCCGGCAGCTTCGCTTCTTTCAGGCGGAATAGACAGTGCTTTTATCGCAGCCATTGCAAAAAAGAGGGGGCATTTGCTGCATACTTTTACGCTGGGATACGATGAATACCGTAATTACGACGAACGCAAAAATGCGGCTGTGACGGCAGAATTTTTGGGTGTAAGAAACAGCGTCGTCGAGATAGATAAAAACAGGTTTATAGAAGCAAGCGACAGAGTGTTCGATACTCTTGACGAGCCGTTGAACGATCCTGCTGCGATTCCCTTGTATCTGCTTTTTGAAGAGATTGAAAAAGAGGGGTACAGAGTCGTGATGAGCGGAGAGGGAAGTGATGAGCTCTTTTTGGGCTACAGGCAGTATTTTGAGTACCTCGATATACAAAAAGCTTCGGGACTTATGCATAAAAACTGGCTCAAGAAATATTTTCGTTCAAACTTTTCGATGAACAGGGAGTGGGAATGGTATAAGCGTATCTGGGAAGATACGCTTTTGTTTCGTACTTCCGGAGAAAAATTCACGGATCTGCAAAAGAACGAACTGTTACGTCAAAACATAAGAGACAATGAATCTTTGAAATATCTCAAACCCTACAGAGACAGATTTGAGAGCAGTCTGCATACCGATGAGAGTACCTGGTACAGCTATGTTGATCTAAACATCTTTCAGGCGGAACATTTTTTGAGAAAGCTCGATCATGTGAGTATGGCGCACTCCATAGAATCGCGTACGCCTTTTTTGGATCATCATCTGGCAGAGAACATATTTGGGCTTGCTCCAAGTCTGCGTTATAAAGACGGTATCACAAAATCGATCCTAAAAAAGATCGCTTCACCCTATTTGAACGAAGAGATACTAAAACGTAAGAAGAAAGGTTTCTCAAACCCCTATATGGAATGGCTTATGGCTTCGGGAAGAATATCTCTGATCAAAGAAGTGAACGAGCAGACGGGGATGTTTAAAAAAGAGGTGTTGGAAAAATATATCGAACGGGCAGAAAGAGGAAGATTTAAACAGCATGTCTGGGGACTCTACGTACTCTCTTGGTGGATCAAGAAGAACCTGCTATAA
- a CDS encoding GAF domain-containing protein, with amino-acid sequence MDNSSRYAKLTEFGKKLLGKPSLNDGLVLISKTAKDLLNADRCSIYIYDSEKNELWTTFADGISRIRISADEGLAGYTIKERKPIISNDPYKDSRFLKEIDHKTGYITKNIATSPVFSSDRKIIGVLQLLNKEGGFNKEDTRFMIFFSHYISTYLELASMFEDENEE; translated from the coding sequence ATGGATAACAGTTCTAGATATGCAAAATTGACGGAATTTGGAAAAAAACTGTTAGGAAAACCCTCTTTGAACGACGGCTTGGTCTTGATCTCAAAAACGGCAAAAGACCTGCTTAACGCCGACAGATGTTCGATCTACATATACGACAGTGAAAAAAACGAGTTATGGACAACATTCGCAGACGGAATAAGCAGGATAAGAATATCCGCCGATGAGGGTTTGGCCGGATATACTATAAAAGAGAGAAAACCCATCATCAGCAATGACCCTTACAAAGACAGCAGATTTTTAAAAGAGATAGACCATAAAACCGGCTACATCACAAAAAACATAGCGACTTCTCCTGTCTTTAGTTCGGACAGAAAGATCATCGGTGTTTTGCAGCTTTTAAATAAAGAGGGCGGTTTCAACAAGGAAGATACAAGATTTATGATATTCTTTTCTCACTATATCAGTACCTATCTGGAACTGGCGTCGATGTTTGAAGATGAAAACGAAGAATAA
- a CDS encoding peptidylprolyl isomerase: MYKIIFLILFSLALNAKMVDGVAILVQDDPITTMDIKKMMHDSHLDQSKSIDILIRKKLQEQEIRSRKIEVSNDEVIDEIKNMARQNNMNVNQFYEAVANSENLTSSEIQKKIKERLVNEKLFQSIAFSHMEEPDEQEIKDYYELNKAKFNHPQSFTTIVYESKRKDLLQEKIDNPMFYSPEISHRDQTLEYKKISPQLAEMLEKTPVNGFSAVIPNGKDGYLSFYVQSVAKNKETPLEDIKAQVTNMIMNDKREQVLKEYFDRARLNANIQTIRMPE, translated from the coding sequence ATGTATAAAATCATATTTTTGATACTTTTCTCTCTGGCTCTGAATGCAAAAATGGTTGACGGCGTAGCCATCTTGGTACAGGATGACCCCATAACGACGATGGACATAAAAAAGATGATGCATGACTCCCATCTGGATCAGAGCAAAAGCATAGATATTCTCATAAGAAAAAAACTGCAAGAACAGGAGATACGATCACGTAAAATAGAAGTGAGCAATGATGAAGTGATCGATGAGATAAAAAATATGGCACGCCAAAACAATATGAACGTCAACCAGTTTTATGAAGCTGTCGCCAACAGCGAGAACCTGACATCTTCAGAAATACAAAAGAAGATCAAAGAGCGTCTCGTCAACGAAAAACTTTTCCAATCCATCGCGTTTTCTCATATGGAAGAGCCCGATGAGCAGGAGATAAAAGATTATTACGAACTCAACAAAGCGAAGTTTAACCACCCGCAGAGCTTTACAACGATCGTATACGAATCTAAACGCAAAGATCTGCTTCAAGAAAAGATAGACAATCCAATGTTCTATTCACCCGAGATATCACACCGTGATCAGACCCTCGAATACAAAAAGATATCGCCCCAGCTAGCAGAGATGCTGGAAAAAACTCCCGTAAACGGATTCTCCGCCGTTATTCCAAACGGTAAGGACGGCTATCTCAGCTTTTATGTCCAAAGCGTTGCTAAAAACAAAGAGACGCCTCTTGAAGATATAAAAGCTCAGGTCACGAATATGATCATGAACGATAAACGAGAACAGGTTTTAAAAGAGTATTTTGACCGCGCAAGACTAAACGCGAACATACAAACGATAAGAATGCCCGAGTAA
- a CDS encoding GAF domain-containing protein — protein sequence MQRFTEIAKFGKQLIETPHMDNALELISIEAKRLLNCERCSIFLVDYDADMLWTKHSDGIGRIAISIDSGIVGHTFKSKTPQLVNDPYNNEFFMPNIDKKTGFVTRNIITTLIFDSNHEIIGIIQLLNKIDGDFTAEDMKILNFFSNYVSGPLELSLIQEKSI from the coding sequence ATGCAAAGGTTTACGGAAATAGCGAAATTTGGTAAGCAGCTTATTGAGACGCCCCATATGGATAATGCCCTTGAGCTGATATCTATCGAAGCCAAAAGACTGCTCAACTGTGAAAGATGTTCCATATTCCTTGTCGATTACGATGCCGATATGCTTTGGACAAAACACAGCGACGGGATCGGCCGCATCGCTATATCCATAGACTCCGGAATCGTCGGACATACTTTTAAATCAAAAACTCCTCAGCTTGTAAACGACCCTTACAACAATGAATTCTTTATGCCAAACATCGATAAAAAAACAGGCTTTGTGACAAGAAACATCATTACCACGCTTATTTTCGACTCAAATCACGAGATCATAGGAATAATTCAGCTTCTTAACAAAATAGACGGTGATTTTACTGCCGAAGATATGAAAATATTGAACTTTTTTTCCAACTATGTCAGCGGTCCGCTGGAACTATCCCTCATACAGGAAAAATCGATCTGA
- a CDS encoding DUF481 domain-containing protein, which yields MRLLVLLLTCLTFSYAVVSIEPVEIGKKPGVSGELEASFETTRGNTEKDEYKGGINIQYDSNESYVTWGEFTANYAEASGVKNTNKTYAHLRYIHTYLDNKDINWETFVQSETNEFTKIQERFLLGGGLRFHLLDKAIGNAFVGTGLFYEHIDYTTSFDKKEDNARANIYLSYSKKLGKDANIAYIGYYQPRIDSFDDYIISNAAELKVHVYLKLFISLKLFYNIDSKPALGVKKEDFSQTTSLIYTF from the coding sequence ATGCGTTTATTAGTACTACTTCTCACTTGTTTAACATTTTCATATGCCGTCGTTTCGATAGAACCCGTAGAGATAGGGAAAAAACCCGGGGTTAGCGGGGAGCTCGAAGCCTCTTTTGAGACCACAAGAGGAAATACCGAAAAAGACGAATACAAAGGCGGTATAAACATACAGTACGACAGCAATGAAAGCTACGTCACATGGGGTGAATTCACCGCGAACTACGCAGAAGCTTCAGGCGTGAAAAACACCAACAAAACCTATGCGCATCTACGATATATTCATACATATCTCGACAATAAAGATATCAATTGGGAGACTTTCGTGCAATCTGAGACGAACGAGTTCACCAAGATTCAAGAACGCTTTTTACTTGGAGGAGGTCTGCGTTTTCATCTGCTTGACAAGGCGATCGGAAATGCTTTTGTCGGAACGGGACTCTTTTACGAACACATAGACTATACCACCTCTTTTGACAAAAAAGAGGACAATGCCAGAGCAAATATCTACCTCTCCTACTCCAAAAAACTTGGCAAAGATGCAAATATCGCATATATCGGATATTATCAGCCGAGGATCGATAGTTTTGATGACTATATTATCTCAAATGCGGCCGAACTGAAAGTACATGTCTATCTTAAACTTTTCATATCGCTGAAACTGTTTTATAATATAGATTCAAAACCGGCTTTGGGCGTAAAGAAAGAGGATTTCTCGCAAACAACGAGTCT
- a CDS encoding acetyl-CoA carboxylase biotin carboxylase subunit codes for MAEIKRILVANRGEIALRAIRTIKEMGKEAVAIYSTADKGSEYLKLADAAICVGGGPSSQSYLNIPSIISAAEISGCDAIFPGYGFLSENQHFVEICTHHKIKFIGPTPEIMVLMSDKSKAKDVMVKANVPVVPGSDGAITDIKDAKKRAKEVGYPVILKAAQGGGGRGMRVVEDESYLENAFLAAESEAITAFGDGTIYMEKFIKNPRHIEVQIMADSHGNVIHVGERDCSMQRRHQKLIEESPAVVLTPEVRTRLHDAAVRAGEFIKYEGAGTFEFLLDADLNFYFMEMNTRLQVEHTVSEMVSGLDLVKMMIEVAEGKELPKQEEITLHGHSIECRITAEDPIKFLPCPGKISTWIAPGGKDVRIDTHAHANYIVPPTYDSMIGKLIVYGKDRAEAIARMHRALSEFQVSGIKTTIPFHKKMMKNPDFLSNNFDTKYLDGYKG; via the coding sequence ATGGCAGAAATAAAACGTATACTTGTTGCAAATCGCGGTGAGATAGCTCTTCGTGCGATCAGAACGATCAAAGAGATGGGCAAAGAAGCTGTCGCTATCTACTCGACGGCAGACAAAGGCAGTGAATATCTAAAACTGGCTGATGCAGCTATCTGTGTCGGCGGCGGACCGAGCTCTCAGAGTTATCTGAATATCCCTTCCATCATATCTGCCGCGGAGATCAGCGGTTGTGACGCGATCTTTCCGGGGTACGGTTTTTTAAGTGAAAATCAGCATTTCGTCGAGATATGTACGCATCATAAGATCAAATTCATAGGACCGACTCCTGAGATCATGGTTCTTATGAGCGACAAATCAAAAGCAAAAGATGTTATGGTCAAAGCGAATGTTCCCGTAGTCCCGGGAAGTGACGGTGCGATCACCGACATTAAAGATGCAAAGAAAAGAGCAAAAGAGGTCGGCTATCCGGTCATCTTAAAAGCCGCTCAGGGCGGCGGCGGGCGCGGTATGCGTGTCGTTGAAGACGAAAGCTACCTTGAAAACGCATTTTTAGCAGCTGAGAGCGAAGCGATCACTGCGTTTGGCGACGGAACCATCTATATGGAAAAATTCATCAAAAATCCTCGTCATATCGAAGTTCAGATCATGGCAGATTCTCATGGAAACGTGATCCATGTAGGTGAGCGCGACTGTTCCATGCAGCGTCGACATCAAAAACTCATAGAAGAGTCTCCGGCCGTCGTGTTGACTCCCGAAGTAAGAACAAGGCTTCATGACGCGGCAGTTCGTGCAGGCGAGTTCATCAAGTATGAGGGTGCCGGAACTTTTGAGTTCCTGCTCGATGCTGACCTGAACTTCTATTTTATGGAGATGAACACGCGTCTTCAGGTAGAACATACCGTTTCTGAAATGGTAAGCGGGCTTGATCTTGTCAAAATGATGATAGAAGTAGCAGAAGGCAAAGAGCTCCCAAAACAAGAGGAGATAACTCTTCATGGACATTCTATCGAGTGCCGTATCACGGCAGAAGATCCGATCAAATTTCTTCCATGTCCAGGAAAGATAAGCACCTGGATAGCACCGGGCGGAAAAGATGTTCGTATAGATACGCATGCGCATGCAAACTATATCGTGCCTCCGACGTATGACTCGATGATAGGAAAGCTTATCGTTTACGGCAAAGACAGAGCTGAGGCGATCGCTAGAATGCACAGAGCTTTGAGCGAGTTTCAGGTAAGCGGTATCAAGACCACGATACCGTTTCATAAAAAGATGATGAAAAACCCCGATTTCCTAAGCAACAACTTCGATACGAAATACTTAGACGGGTATAAAGGCTAA
- the gltX gene encoding glutamate--tRNA ligase yields MVVTRFAPSPTGYLHIGGLRTALFSYLWAKKNGGKFILRIEDTDLTRNSQEAADAIVAAFKWLGLSHDGEIEYQSKRMDIYKRYIQKLLDEGKAYNCYMSKEELNELREEQMARKERAMYDGRYRDFTGTPPEGVEPVVRIKAPLEGSITVQDGIKGDVTFEVKDILDDFIIARADGSPTYNFVVAIDDALMGINTVIRGDDHLSNTPKQMVVYEALGFEIPKFYHVPMIHNSQGKKLSKRDGATDVMEYKNLGYTPEALLNFLVRLGWSHGDQEIFSMTEMMELFDPKDINRSASIYNVDKLDWLSAHYIKNMQNPELSELLEYFGLVLSSHDKREILLDALKERAKTLQDLADLISEVLGAPVVYDEKAVKKAFKEDSFEILNDFAARLKKSEDLHLPIDYHRVMEELVNERAIGFGKIGQPLRVALLGKLSGPGLDVVMSVIGRDETLQRITSAIEANS; encoded by the coding sequence ATGGTTGTTACACGTTTTGCACCCTCACCTACGGGATATCTGCATATCGGAGGCCTTAGAACCGCACTTTTTTCATATCTTTGGGCCAAAAAAAACGGCGGTAAATTCATCTTGCGCATAGAAGACACCGACTTAACCCGTAACTCTCAAGAAGCGGCGGATGCTATTGTTGCGGCATTTAAGTGGCTAGGACTCTCGCATGACGGCGAAATCGAGTATCAGTCAAAGCGTATGGATATCTACAAAAGATATATCCAAAAACTGCTAGACGAGGGTAAAGCTTACAACTGTTATATGTCAAAAGAGGAGCTTAACGAGCTTCGAGAAGAGCAGATGGCACGTAAAGAACGTGCGATGTACGACGGGCGGTACCGCGATTTTACGGGAACTCCGCCGGAGGGTGTCGAGCCGGTCGTGCGCATAAAGGCTCCGCTAGAAGGAAGCATAACGGTGCAAGACGGCATCAAAGGGGATGTAACCTTTGAGGTAAAAGATATTCTTGATGATTTCATCATTGCCAGAGCCGACGGAAGTCCGACATACAACTTTGTCGTGGCTATCGATGATGCACTTATGGGTATAAATACGGTCATCCGCGGTGACGATCATCTCTCAAACACGCCAAAACAGATGGTGGTCTATGAAGCTTTAGGTTTTGAGATACCCAAATTCTATCATGTGCCGATGATCCATAACTCTCAAGGAAAAAAGCTAAGCAAACGCGACGGAGCTACCGATGTCATGGAGTACAAAAATCTCGGTTATACACCCGAAGCACTTTTAAACTTCCTGGTTCGTCTTGGATGGAGCCACGGAGATCAGGAGATATTCTCTATGACGGAGATGATGGAGCTTTTTGATCCCAAGGATATCAACCGTTCGGCCTCCATCTACAATGTCGATAAACTCGATTGGCTGAGCGCACATTACATAAAAAACATGCAAAATCCCGAGCTTTCCGAACTGCTGGAGTATTTCGGATTGGTGCTCTCCTCGCATGATAAAAGAGAGATATTGCTAGACGCTTTAAAAGAGCGCGCAAAAACATTGCAGGATCTCGCCGATCTGATCAGTGAAGTCCTGGGAGCACCCGTCGTATATGATGAAAAAGCGGTCAAGAAAGCTTTTAAAGAGGATTCTTTCGAGATATTGAACGACTTTGCTGCGAGACTGAAAAAGAGCGAAGATCTTCATCTTCCAATTGACTACCACCGCGTGATGGAAGAGCTTGTAAATGAGAGAGCCATCGGCTTTGGCAAGATAGGCCAGCCTCTGCGCGTAGCGCTGCTGGGAAAACTCTCGGGTCCAGGTCTGGATGTCGTGATGTCCGTGATCGGACGTGATGAAACATTGCAGCGCATAACCTCTGCAATAGAAGCAAACAGCTAA
- a CDS encoding class I SAM-dependent methyltransferase — protein MPRIENEKFYKASLEKHGFTCRALHWNSERNQEIRFKILLSLLKEDITACRIVDVGCGFGDMYGYMKQKPLRYTGIDVMDEMVKEAKNRTGCEILKLDACTDELPHADYYLCSGAMNILQKFETYQFIRNCYGASEKGFLFNILEGEDESLVYNYFKEKEIRELARQLGAKIEIRKGYLQKDMSVGMYK, from the coding sequence ATGCCAAGAATAGAGAACGAAAAATTTTACAAAGCATCGCTGGAAAAGCACGGGTTTACTTGCAGGGCTCTGCACTGGAACAGCGAGCGCAATCAGGAGATAAGGTTCAAGATCCTTCTTTCACTGTTAAAAGAGGATATAACCGCATGCAGAATTGTAGATGTCGGCTGTGGATTTGGGGACATGTACGGCTACATGAAACAAAAACCGCTGCGCTATACGGGCATAGACGTAATGGACGAGATGGTCAAAGAAGCAAAAAACAGGACCGGATGCGAGATATTAAAGCTCGATGCCTGTACGGACGAACTTCCGCATGCGGATTATTATCTGTGCAGCGGGGCGATGAACATACTTCAGAAGTTCGAGACGTACCAGTTCATACGCAACTGTTACGGCGCGTCGGAAAAAGGATTTCTTTTTAATATTTTAGAAGGGGAAGACGAATCTCTGGTGTATAATTATTTTAAAGAGAAAGAGATCAGAGAACTCGCTCGCCAATTGGGTGCGAAGATAGAGATACGAAAAGGGTACCTGCAAAAAGACATGTCGGTGGGGATGTATAAGTAA
- a CDS encoding dCMP deaminase family protein — MLSDINFINIATEIASASKCVSKQVGAVIVKDGRILSTGYNGTPAGYTNCNDHWDGEYTKEHHDWSKTYEIHAEMNAIIWAARKGISVEGATIYVTLEPCSECSKNLIASGIKRIVYAKSYEHTHSEVISKFIKDNGVVIEKL; from the coding sequence ATGCTAAGCGATATAAATTTTATCAATATAGCCACAGAGATTGCAAGCGCTTCAAAATGTGTCTCTAAGCAGGTAGGTGCCGTCATCGTAAAAGACGGAAGAATACTCAGCACGGGCTACAACGGAACACCCGCAGGATATACAAACTGTAACGACCATTGGGACGGAGAGTATACAAAAGAGCATCACGATTGGTCCAAGACCTACGAGATCCATGCCGAGATGAATGCGATCATCTGGGCTGCAAGAAAAGGAATAAGCGTAGAGGGAGCGACCATCTACGTTACGCTGGAACCCTGCAGCGAATGCAGCAAGAACCTTATCGCCAGCGGTATAAAACGCATAGTGTACGCAAAATCTTACGAACATACACATTCGGAAGTCATCTCAAAATTTATAAAAGACAACGGTGTTGTTATAGAAAAACTCTAA
- a CDS encoding LPP20 family lipoprotein yields MKKLRMIALFLGLLIFASCNGASESLPQNTAAAAWINSPPGDTPAYYYGVGEGKTQTDAKNNALADISSRISVSVDSTFTSSLSASRLGDNEDVLSKVKQDVVTKAKEIEYSNVGIEESYDDGKRWHVLVKVNREDLARTYITKLKKVDERIMNEWEIFSSSTVFEKLKLSNKINAMLNETDNYFPIIKIIKPNFNDSRYLSRYKMYTKEIREAQNDLVFKIQSDENSKSLASLIRSELSLENFKFSDRAYNVLIKIRTHAVAKRIASANPQFAKMVWAFRTTTIEAYDKTGKRVSNAVVKTKSGSPDGFSDALQRTKKYEDIIAREGIISFITNGNQKK; encoded by the coding sequence ATGAAAAAACTTAGAATGATTGCACTGTTTTTAGGATTGCTGATATTTGCGTCATGTAACGGAGCTTCTGAGTCTCTGCCGCAAAATACGGCGGCTGCGGCATGGATAAACTCGCCGCCTGGCGATACGCCTGCATACTACTACGGCGTTGGCGAAGGCAAAACGCAGACCGATGCCAAAAATAACGCTCTTGCGGATATCTCATCACGTATCTCCGTCTCGGTAGATTCTACATTCACCTCAAGCCTTTCTGCTTCAAGGCTCGGCGATAACGAAGATGTCTTAAGCAAGGTAAAACAGGATGTCGTAACAAAAGCAAAAGAGATAGAATACTCCAACGTCGGCATAGAAGAGAGCTACGATGACGGAAAAAGATGGCATGTTTTAGTAAAAGTGAACAGGGAAGATCTTGCGCGTACTTACATCACAAAGCTAAAAAAAGTGGATGAACGGATAATGAACGAATGGGAAATATTCTCAAGTTCTACCGTTTTTGAAAAACTAAAGCTCAGCAATAAAATAAACGCCATGCTAAACGAAACCGATAATTACTTTCCCATCATCAAGATCATAAAACCGAACTTCAATGATTCCAGATATCTTAGCAGATATAAGATGTACACAAAAGAGATAAGAGAAGCTCAAAACGATCTTGTCTTTAAAATACAATCGGACGAAAACTCAAAATCTCTTGCATCTCTGATACGCTCCGAGCTGAGTCTGGAAAACTTTAAGTTCAGCGACAGGGCATATAACGTCTTGATAAAGATACGAACCCATGCCGTAGCAAAAAGGATAGCATCTGCAAACCCGCAGTTCGCAAAGATGGTCTGGGCGTTTAGAACGACGACGATCGAAGCTTACGACAAAACGGGCAAACGCGTCTCCAATGCGGTCGTCAAAACAAAATCCGGTTCGCCTGACGGATTCAGCGATGCTCTGCAGCGCACAAAAAAATATGAAGATATCATCGCACGCGAAGGGATCATCTCTTTTATAACCAACGGAAATCAGAAAAAATAA